Proteins from a genomic interval of Mustela lutreola isolate mMusLut2 chromosome 4, mMusLut2.pri, whole genome shotgun sequence:
- the PPRC1 gene encoding peroxisome proliferator-activated receptor gamma coactivator-related protein 1 isoform X1, whose translation MAARRGRRDGVAPSLSGGPGPDPGGGVRGSSWGSRSQTPYGTMGSVSGGEQVLLHEEGDDSGFVSLSRLGPCLRDKDLEMEELILQDETLLGTMQSYMDASLISLIEDFGSLGESRLSLEDQNEVSLLTALTEILDNADSENLSPFDSIPDSELLVSPREGSSLHKLLTLSRTPPERDLITPVDPLGPSTGSSKVSGVEMSLSDPPWDFSPPSFLETSSPKLPSWRPPRSRARRGQSPPPQQRSDGEEEEEVASFSGQLLAGELDNSVSSIPDFPMHLACPEEEDKTAAAEMAVQTAGDESISSLSELVRAMHPYCLPSLTQLTSLEDELQEQPDDLTLPEDCVVLEIVGQAATAGNDLEIPVVVRQIPAGPQPVLLDDSLEASPALKLLMPTLESETEAPVLKEDLCPDKEGLSVDSEEKLESVCLLDPREVMEPVMPQGPQNPPANTMLSSQRARKGRKKKSKEQPAACAEGYARRLRSASRGQSTMATEVTSQAGNLPQEELQREVGPPRSRGKPRAWARAWAAALEKPSSGNLESSAGQASPDKEDALDLYSNLVDSIQANLVPTHVSARTDPMPLDSVETNPTEVNPVLADPVPVDPALGDHDSANSELVDPLPADPVLIDPVLADSAEIDSTVVVPISDDLPPGDPVPVSSAPVDSVPSDLGPVDSVLVKSRPSDPRRGAMSSVQGSPAPQILPESESLDSLKAIIPEVQEVVGPLKVEGGNNATTQEARPRPLSLSEYRRRRQQRQAEAEERNPQPPAGKWPSLPETPTGLADIPCLVIPPAPSKKTGLQRSPEVSPEACSVPVGPSPSSPSPEPPASKAMASTPTEQLPSQELPLPARPPPPPVQPMPPTMPSALSFPPGGLGMTPMLPLPTSRQGMPSLPPPPLQPPSLPVSMGPVPRDPYTHYAPVPPWPCYPPVSPSGYPCLPPPPTVPLVSGTPGTYAVPPTCNVPWVPPPAPIPPYSSSCAYGPLGWGPGLQHPLFWPTVPPPPLPLASVGRAAPPPKVEPSGIPAGPSESVLPGPVAPPLSLRSASQGAPQVEPTKVEVKSVPASPHLKHKVSSPVQSPQIKAPPCLSAESVAVEEPVSERLNPETQETRLREKPPSPVAKAVPTPTPTSKQSTVTKLPAVHPARLRKLSFLPTPRTQGPEDVVQAFISEIGIEASDLSSLLEQFEKSEAKKECPPPAPADSLAIGNSGSVDTPQEKRPLDRLQAPELANVAGLTPPATPPHQLWKPLAAVSLLAKARSPKSTAQEGTLKPEGVTEVKHPAAARLQEGVHGPSPVHVGSGDHDYCVRSRTPPKKMPALVIPEVGSRWNVKRHQDITIKPVLSLGPVIPLPPHTAASQEPLDHRTSSEQAHPPAPCLAPSALLSPEASPCRNDMNTRTPPEPSAKKRSVRCYRKACRSASPQSRGWQGCRGRSSRSVSSGSNRTSEASSSSSSSSSSSSRSRSRSLSPPHKRWRRSSCSSSGRSRRCSSSSSSSSSSSSSSSSSSSRSRSRSPSPRRRSDRRRRYGSYRSHDHYQRQRVLQKERAIEERRVVFIGKIPGRMTRSELKQRFSVFGEIEECTIHFRVQGDNYGFVTYRYAEEAFAAIESGHKLRQADEQPFDLCFGGRRQFCKRSYSDLDSNREDFDPAPVKSKFDSLDFDTLLKQAQKNLRR comes from the exons ATGGCGGCGCGCCGGGGACGGAGAGACGGAGTCGCGCCGTCTCTGAGTGGGGGCCCCGGACCTGACCCCGGCGGTGGAGTCCGCGGCAGCAGTTGGGGGAGTCGGAGCCAAACGCCGTATGGGACTATGGGCTCTGTGAGTGGCGGGGAGCAG GTGCTGCTGCACGAGGAGGGGGATGATTCTGGTTTTGTCAGTCTGTCTCGGCTTGGCCCCTGCCTGAGGGACAAGGACCTGGAGATGGAGGAGCTGATACTGCAGGATGAGACACTGCTGGGGACCATGCAGAGCTACATGGATGCCTCCCTCATCTCCCTCATCGAGGATTTTGGGAGCCTTGGGGAG AGCAGGTTATCTCTGGAGGACCAGAATGAAGTGTCGCTGCTCACAGCTCTGACAGAAATTTTGGACAATGCAGATTCCGAGAACCTGTCTCCATTTGACAGCATTCCTGACTCAGAACTGCTTGTGTCACCTCGGGAGGGCTCCTCT CTACACAAGTTGCTCACCCTTTCCCGGACACCCCCGGAACGTGACCTCATCACCCCGGTTGACCCATTGGGGCCCAGCACAGGCAGTAGTAAAGTGAGTGGG GTTGAGATGTCTCTCTCAGATCCTCCTTGGGACTTCTCTCCACCTTCCTTCTTAGAGACCTCATCCCCTAAGCTTCCTAGCTGGagacccccaagatcaagagcccgCCGGGGCCagtcccctcctccccagcagcGTAGTgatggggaagaagaggaggaggtggcCAGCTTCAGTGGCCAGTTGCTTGCTGGGGAGCTCGACAACTCTGTGAGCAGTATCCCAGACTTCCCTATGCACCTGGCCTGCCCCGAGGAGGAAGATAAAACTGCAGCAGCAGAGATGGCAGTGCAGACAGCTGGTGATGAGAGTATCTCCTCCTTGAGTGAGCTGGTGCGGGCCATGCATCCATACTGCCTGCCCAGCCTCACTCAGCTGACATCACTCGAGGATGAGCTTCAGGAGCAGCCGGATGATTTGACACTGCCTGAGGACTGTGTGGTGCTAGAGATTGTGGGCCAGGCAGCCACAGCTGGTAATGACCTGGAGATTCCAGTTGTGGTACGGCAGATCCCTGCTGGGCCTCAGCCTGTGCTCCTGGATGACTCGCTAGAGGCCAGTCCAGCTTTGAAGCTGCTCATGCCTACGCTAGAGTCGGAGACAGAGGCTCCTGTGCTCAAGGAAGACCTCTGCCCTGATAAAGAGGGGTTGTCAGTGGACTCAGAGGAAAAACTGGAGTCAGTCTGCTTGTTGGACCCCAGGGAGGTCATGGAGCCAGTGATGCCCCAGGGACCTCAGAACCCACCAGCCAACACAATGCTGAGCTCCCAGAGAGCTCGAAAGGGCAGgaagaagaagagcaaagagCAGCCAGCAGCCTGTGCAGAAGGCTATGCCAGGAGACTGAGGTCAGCTTCTCGTGGGCAGTCTACCATGGCTACAGAGGTGACCTCTCAGGCAGGAAACTTGCCTCAGGAGGAACTTCAAAGAGAGGTTGGGCCTCCTCGTAGTAGAGGGAAGCCCCGGGCTTGGGCTCGGGCCTGGGCAGCTGCCTTGGAGAAACCTAGCTCTGGGAACTTGGAGAGTAGTGCTGGGCAAGCTAGTCCTGACAAAGAAGATGCTCTAGACCTTTACTCCAATCTGGTTGACAGCATCCAAGCCAACCTTGTTCCAACCCATGTCTCTGCTCGAACAGACCCCATGCCACTTGACTCTGTTGAAACCAATCCCACTGAAGTTAATCCTGTTCTAGCTGATCCTGTACCTGTTGATCCTGCATTGGGTGACCATGATTCAGCAAACTCAGAGCTGGTGGACCCTCTTCCAGCTGACCCAGTGCTGATTGACCCAGTCTTGGCTGACTCAGCAGAAATTGACTCTACAGTGGTTGTTCCCATCTCAGAtgacttgccaccaggtgaccCTGTCCCAGTGAGCTCAGCACCAGTTGACTCTGTTCCCAGTGACCTGGGTCCAGTTGATTCTGTGCTAGTTAAATCTAGGCCTTCTGATCCCAGACGTGGTGCCATGTCATCTGTCCAGGGGAGTCCGGCTCCCCAGATCCTTCCAGAGTCAGAGTCCTTGGACTCTCTAAAGGCCATCATCCCTGAAGTCCAGGAGGTTGTGGGTCCTCTGAAGGTAGAAGGTGGTAACAATGCTACAACCCAGGAAGCCAGACCTCGGCCTCTTAGCCTATCAGAGTACCGGCGACGAAGGCAGCAGCGCCaagcagaggcagaagagagaaatccccagcccccagctgggAAGTGGCCCAGTCTCCCAGAGACTCCCACAGGACTAGCAGACATCCCTTGTCTTGTCATCCCACCAGCCCCATCCAAGAAGACAGGTCTGCAGAGAAGCCCTGAGGTTTCTCCTGAGGCTTGCTCTGTGCCTGTGGGTCCCAGTCCTTCTTCTCCTAGTCCTGAACCACCTGCAAGCAAAGCTATGGCCTCAACTCCCACAGAGCAGCTGCCATCCCAAGAGCTGCCACTACCAGCAagacccccacctcctcctgtgCAGCCCATGCCTCCCACAATGCCCTCTGCTTTGTCTTTCCCCCCAGGTGGGCTAGGCATGACCCCCATGCTGCCCCTTCCTACAAGCAGGCAAGGGATGCCCAGTCTGCCCCCACCACCCTTGCAGCCTCCCAGTCTTCCAGTGTCTATGGGCCCAGTACCACGTGATCCCTATACTCACTATGCTCCTGTACCACCCTGGCCTTGTTATCCCCCTGTGTCCCCTTCTGGCTATCCTTGTCTGCCCCCTCCACCAACAGTGCCCCTAGTGTCTGGTACTCCTGGCACCTATGCTGTGCCCCCCACTTGCAATGTGCCTTGGGTACCCCCTCCAGCCCCAATCCCACCTTATAGCTCTAGCTGTGCCTATGGGCCCTTGGGATGGGGCCCAGGGCTGCAACACCCTCTATTCTGGCCTACTGTGCCACCACCTCCTTTGCCTCTAGCATCTGTTGGGAGAGCTGCTCCTCCACCCAAGGTGGAGCCCAGTGGCATTCCAGCTGGCCCTTCTGAAAGTGTACTTCCTGGGCCAGTGGCTCCTCCCCTCAGTCTTAGGTCAGCTAGCCAGGGAGCTCCACAGGTGGAGCCCACCAAGGTGGAGGTCAAATCAGTGCCTGCGTCTCCCCATCTGAAACATAAGGTGTCCTCCCCAGTACAAAGCCCCCAGATCAAGGCTCCACCATGTCTGTCTGCTGAGAGTGTGGCTGTTGAGGAGCCTGTATCAGAGAGGCTAAATCCTGAGACCCAGGAGACCAGGCTCAGAGAGAAGCCCCCCTCTCCTGTTGCCAAGGCTGTTCCCACACCCACACCAACATCAAAGCAGAGCACTGTAACTAAGCTGCCTGCTGTCCACCCAGCCCGTCTAAGGAAGCTCTCGTTCTTGCCTACCCCACGAACTCAAGGCCCTGAGGACGTGGTACAGGCTTTCATCAGTGAGATTG GAATTGAGGCATCGGACCTGTCCAGTCTACTGGAGCAGTTCGAGAAATCTGAAG CCAAAAAGGAatgccctcccccagctcctgctgacAGCCTGGCTATAGGAAACTCAGG CAGCGTTGACACTCCCCAGGAGAAGAGGCCCCTAGACCGGTTACAAGCCCCAGAACTGGCCAACGTGGCAG GGCTCACCCCACCAGCTACCCCTCCCCACCAATTATGGAAGCCCCTGGCTGCTGTCTCACTGCTGGCCAAAGCCAGATCTCCTAAGTCTACCGCCCAGGAGGGAACCCTGAAGCCTGAAGGAGTTACAGAGGTCAAACATCCAGCTGCAGCCCGCCTCCAAGAAGGGGTCCATGGCCCTAGTCCAGTCCATGTGGGCTCTGGGGACCATGATTATTGTGTCCGGAGCAGGACTCCCCCCAAAAAGATGCCTGCCTTAGTCATTCCAGAGGTGGGCTCCCGATGGAACGTCAAACGCCATCAGGACATCACCATCAAACCTGTCTTGTCTCTGGGCCCagtcatccccctccccccacacacagctgCCTCACAGGAGCCACTTGATCACAGGACTAGCAGTGAGCAGGCACATCCCCCAGCTCCTTGCCTCGCCCCATCTGCCTTGCTGTCCCCTGAGGCCTCGCCTTGCCGGAATGACATGAACACTAGGACTCCCCCTGAGCCCTCAGCCAAGAAGCGGTCAGTGCGCTGTTACCGAAAAGCCTGCAGGTCAGCCAGCCCCCAAAGCCGGGGCTGGCAGGGCTGTCGGGGCCGCAGCAGCCGTTCTGTCAGCTCTGGGTCCAACCGGACCAGCGAAGCatcttcctcttcatcttcatCGTCGTCTTCCTCATCCCGGTCCCGGTCCAGGTCCCTCTCCCCCCCACACAAGAGGTGGCGAAG ATCCAGTTGCAGTTCCTCTGGACGTTCCCGAAGatgctcttcttcctcctcctcttcatcttcctcctcctcttcatcttccTCATCCAGTTCCAGAAGCCGGTCCCGCTCCCCATCACCCCGACGGAGAAGTGATAGGAGGCGGCG GTATGGCTCTTACCGTTCACATGACCATTACCAAAGGCAGAGAGTGCTGCAGAAGGAGCGTGCAATA gaggagagaagagtggtCTTCATTGGGAAGATACCTGGCCGCATGACTAGGTCAGAACTGAAACAGAGGTTCTCTGTTTTTGGAGAGATTGAGGAGTGCACTATCCACTTCCGTGTCCAAGG TGACAACTATGGCTTCGTCACTTACCGCTATGCTGAGGAGGCATTTGCAGCCATTGAGAGTGGCCACAAGCTGAGGCAGGCAGATGAACAACCCTTTGATCTCTGCTTTGGGGGCCGCAGGCAGTTCTGCAAGAGAAGCTATTCAGATCTTG ACTCCAACCGGGAAGACTTTGACCCTGCTCCTGTAAAGAGCAAATTTGATTCTCTTGACTTTGACACATTGTTGAAACAGGCCCAGAAGAACCTCAGGAGGTAA
- the PPRC1 gene encoding peroxisome proliferator-activated receptor gamma coactivator-related protein 1 isoform X5: MAARRGRRDGVAPSLSGGPGPDPGGGVRGSSWGSRSQTPYGTMGSVSGGEQVLLHEEGDDSGFVSLSRLGPCLRDKDLEMEELILQDETLLGTMQSYMDASLISLIEDFGSLGESRLSLEDQNEVSLLTALTEILDNADSENLSPFDSIPDSELLVSPREGSSLHKLLTLSRTPPERDLITPVDPLGPSTGSSKVSGVEMSLSDPPWDFSPPSFLETSSPKLPSWRPPRSRARRGQSPPPQQRSDGEEEEEVASFSGQLLAGELDNSVSSIPDFPMHLACPEEEDKTAAAEMAVQTAGDESISSLSELVRAMHPYCLPSLTQLTSLEDELQEQPDDLTLPEDCVVLEIVGQAATAGNDLEIPVVVRQIPAGPQPVLLDDSLEASPALKLLMPTLESETEAPVLKEDLCPDKEGLSVDSEEKLESVCLLDPREVMEPVMPQGPQNPPANTMLSSQRARKGRKKKSKEQPAACAEGYARRLRSASRGQSTMATEVTSQAGNLPQEELQREVGPPRSRGKPRAWARAWAAALEKPSSGNLESSAGQASPDKEDALDLYSNLVDSIQANLVPTHVSARTDPMPLDSVETNPTEVNPVLADPVPVDPALGDHDSANSELVDPLPADPVLIDPVLADSAEIDSTVVVPISDDLPPGDPVPVSSAPVDSVPSDLGPVDSVLVKSRPSDPRRGAMSSVQGSPAPQILPESESLDSLKAIIPEVQEVVGPLKVEGGNNATTQEARPRPLSLSEYRRRRQQRQAEAEERNPQPPAGKWPSLPETPTGLADIPCLVIPPAPSKKTGLQRSPEVSPEACSVPVGPSPSSPSPEPPASKAMASTPTEQLPSQELPLPARPPPPPVQPMPPTMPSALSFPPGGLGMTPMLPLPTSRQGMPSLPPPPLQPPSLPVSMGPVPRDPYTHYAPVPPWPCYPPVSPSGYPCLPPPPTVPLVSGTPGTYAVPPTCNVPWVPPPAPIPPYSSSCAYGPLGWGPGLQHPLFWPTVPPPPLPLASVGRAAPPPKVEPSGIPAGPSESVLPGPVAPPLSLRSASQGAPQVEPTKVEVKSVPASPHLKHKVSSPVQSPQIKAPPCLSAESVAVEEPVSERLNPETQETRLREKPPSPVAKAVPTPTPTSKQSTVTKLPAVHPARLRKLSFLPTPRTQGPEDVVQAFISEIGIEASDLSSLLEQFEKSEAKKECPPPAPADSLAIGNSGSSCSSSGRSRRCSSSSSSSSSSSSSSSSSSSRSRSRSPSPRRRSDRRRRYGSYRSHDHYQRQRVLQKERAIEERRVVFIGKIPGRMTRSELKQRFSVFGEIEECTIHFRVQGDNYGFVTYRYAEEAFAAIESGHKLRQADEQPFDLCFGGRRQFCKRSYSDLDSNREDFDPAPVKSKFDSLDFDTLLKQAQKNLRR; this comes from the exons ATGGCGGCGCGCCGGGGACGGAGAGACGGAGTCGCGCCGTCTCTGAGTGGGGGCCCCGGACCTGACCCCGGCGGTGGAGTCCGCGGCAGCAGTTGGGGGAGTCGGAGCCAAACGCCGTATGGGACTATGGGCTCTGTGAGTGGCGGGGAGCAG GTGCTGCTGCACGAGGAGGGGGATGATTCTGGTTTTGTCAGTCTGTCTCGGCTTGGCCCCTGCCTGAGGGACAAGGACCTGGAGATGGAGGAGCTGATACTGCAGGATGAGACACTGCTGGGGACCATGCAGAGCTACATGGATGCCTCCCTCATCTCCCTCATCGAGGATTTTGGGAGCCTTGGGGAG AGCAGGTTATCTCTGGAGGACCAGAATGAAGTGTCGCTGCTCACAGCTCTGACAGAAATTTTGGACAATGCAGATTCCGAGAACCTGTCTCCATTTGACAGCATTCCTGACTCAGAACTGCTTGTGTCACCTCGGGAGGGCTCCTCT CTACACAAGTTGCTCACCCTTTCCCGGACACCCCCGGAACGTGACCTCATCACCCCGGTTGACCCATTGGGGCCCAGCACAGGCAGTAGTAAAGTGAGTGGG GTTGAGATGTCTCTCTCAGATCCTCCTTGGGACTTCTCTCCACCTTCCTTCTTAGAGACCTCATCCCCTAAGCTTCCTAGCTGGagacccccaagatcaagagcccgCCGGGGCCagtcccctcctccccagcagcGTAGTgatggggaagaagaggaggaggtggcCAGCTTCAGTGGCCAGTTGCTTGCTGGGGAGCTCGACAACTCTGTGAGCAGTATCCCAGACTTCCCTATGCACCTGGCCTGCCCCGAGGAGGAAGATAAAACTGCAGCAGCAGAGATGGCAGTGCAGACAGCTGGTGATGAGAGTATCTCCTCCTTGAGTGAGCTGGTGCGGGCCATGCATCCATACTGCCTGCCCAGCCTCACTCAGCTGACATCACTCGAGGATGAGCTTCAGGAGCAGCCGGATGATTTGACACTGCCTGAGGACTGTGTGGTGCTAGAGATTGTGGGCCAGGCAGCCACAGCTGGTAATGACCTGGAGATTCCAGTTGTGGTACGGCAGATCCCTGCTGGGCCTCAGCCTGTGCTCCTGGATGACTCGCTAGAGGCCAGTCCAGCTTTGAAGCTGCTCATGCCTACGCTAGAGTCGGAGACAGAGGCTCCTGTGCTCAAGGAAGACCTCTGCCCTGATAAAGAGGGGTTGTCAGTGGACTCAGAGGAAAAACTGGAGTCAGTCTGCTTGTTGGACCCCAGGGAGGTCATGGAGCCAGTGATGCCCCAGGGACCTCAGAACCCACCAGCCAACACAATGCTGAGCTCCCAGAGAGCTCGAAAGGGCAGgaagaagaagagcaaagagCAGCCAGCAGCCTGTGCAGAAGGCTATGCCAGGAGACTGAGGTCAGCTTCTCGTGGGCAGTCTACCATGGCTACAGAGGTGACCTCTCAGGCAGGAAACTTGCCTCAGGAGGAACTTCAAAGAGAGGTTGGGCCTCCTCGTAGTAGAGGGAAGCCCCGGGCTTGGGCTCGGGCCTGGGCAGCTGCCTTGGAGAAACCTAGCTCTGGGAACTTGGAGAGTAGTGCTGGGCAAGCTAGTCCTGACAAAGAAGATGCTCTAGACCTTTACTCCAATCTGGTTGACAGCATCCAAGCCAACCTTGTTCCAACCCATGTCTCTGCTCGAACAGACCCCATGCCACTTGACTCTGTTGAAACCAATCCCACTGAAGTTAATCCTGTTCTAGCTGATCCTGTACCTGTTGATCCTGCATTGGGTGACCATGATTCAGCAAACTCAGAGCTGGTGGACCCTCTTCCAGCTGACCCAGTGCTGATTGACCCAGTCTTGGCTGACTCAGCAGAAATTGACTCTACAGTGGTTGTTCCCATCTCAGAtgacttgccaccaggtgaccCTGTCCCAGTGAGCTCAGCACCAGTTGACTCTGTTCCCAGTGACCTGGGTCCAGTTGATTCTGTGCTAGTTAAATCTAGGCCTTCTGATCCCAGACGTGGTGCCATGTCATCTGTCCAGGGGAGTCCGGCTCCCCAGATCCTTCCAGAGTCAGAGTCCTTGGACTCTCTAAAGGCCATCATCCCTGAAGTCCAGGAGGTTGTGGGTCCTCTGAAGGTAGAAGGTGGTAACAATGCTACAACCCAGGAAGCCAGACCTCGGCCTCTTAGCCTATCAGAGTACCGGCGACGAAGGCAGCAGCGCCaagcagaggcagaagagagaaatccccagcccccagctgggAAGTGGCCCAGTCTCCCAGAGACTCCCACAGGACTAGCAGACATCCCTTGTCTTGTCATCCCACCAGCCCCATCCAAGAAGACAGGTCTGCAGAGAAGCCCTGAGGTTTCTCCTGAGGCTTGCTCTGTGCCTGTGGGTCCCAGTCCTTCTTCTCCTAGTCCTGAACCACCTGCAAGCAAAGCTATGGCCTCAACTCCCACAGAGCAGCTGCCATCCCAAGAGCTGCCACTACCAGCAagacccccacctcctcctgtgCAGCCCATGCCTCCCACAATGCCCTCTGCTTTGTCTTTCCCCCCAGGTGGGCTAGGCATGACCCCCATGCTGCCCCTTCCTACAAGCAGGCAAGGGATGCCCAGTCTGCCCCCACCACCCTTGCAGCCTCCCAGTCTTCCAGTGTCTATGGGCCCAGTACCACGTGATCCCTATACTCACTATGCTCCTGTACCACCCTGGCCTTGTTATCCCCCTGTGTCCCCTTCTGGCTATCCTTGTCTGCCCCCTCCACCAACAGTGCCCCTAGTGTCTGGTACTCCTGGCACCTATGCTGTGCCCCCCACTTGCAATGTGCCTTGGGTACCCCCTCCAGCCCCAATCCCACCTTATAGCTCTAGCTGTGCCTATGGGCCCTTGGGATGGGGCCCAGGGCTGCAACACCCTCTATTCTGGCCTACTGTGCCACCACCTCCTTTGCCTCTAGCATCTGTTGGGAGAGCTGCTCCTCCACCCAAGGTGGAGCCCAGTGGCATTCCAGCTGGCCCTTCTGAAAGTGTACTTCCTGGGCCAGTGGCTCCTCCCCTCAGTCTTAGGTCAGCTAGCCAGGGAGCTCCACAGGTGGAGCCCACCAAGGTGGAGGTCAAATCAGTGCCTGCGTCTCCCCATCTGAAACATAAGGTGTCCTCCCCAGTACAAAGCCCCCAGATCAAGGCTCCACCATGTCTGTCTGCTGAGAGTGTGGCTGTTGAGGAGCCTGTATCAGAGAGGCTAAATCCTGAGACCCAGGAGACCAGGCTCAGAGAGAAGCCCCCCTCTCCTGTTGCCAAGGCTGTTCCCACACCCACACCAACATCAAAGCAGAGCACTGTAACTAAGCTGCCTGCTGTCCACCCAGCCCGTCTAAGGAAGCTCTCGTTCTTGCCTACCCCACGAACTCAAGGCCCTGAGGACGTGGTACAGGCTTTCATCAGTGAGATTG GAATTGAGGCATCGGACCTGTCCAGTCTACTGGAGCAGTTCGAGAAATCTGAAG CCAAAAAGGAatgccctcccccagctcctgctgacAGCCTGGCTATAGGAAACTCAGG ATCCAGTTGCAGTTCCTCTGGACGTTCCCGAAGatgctcttcttcctcctcctcttcatcttcctcctcctcttcatcttccTCATCCAGTTCCAGAAGCCGGTCCCGCTCCCCATCACCCCGACGGAGAAGTGATAGGAGGCGGCG GTATGGCTCTTACCGTTCACATGACCATTACCAAAGGCAGAGAGTGCTGCAGAAGGAGCGTGCAATA gaggagagaagagtggtCTTCATTGGGAAGATACCTGGCCGCATGACTAGGTCAGAACTGAAACAGAGGTTCTCTGTTTTTGGAGAGATTGAGGAGTGCACTATCCACTTCCGTGTCCAAGG TGACAACTATGGCTTCGTCACTTACCGCTATGCTGAGGAGGCATTTGCAGCCATTGAGAGTGGCCACAAGCTGAGGCAGGCAGATGAACAACCCTTTGATCTCTGCTTTGGGGGCCGCAGGCAGTTCTGCAAGAGAAGCTATTCAGATCTTG ACTCCAACCGGGAAGACTTTGACCCTGCTCCTGTAAAGAGCAAATTTGATTCTCTTGACTTTGACACATTGTTGAAACAGGCCCAGAAGAACCTCAGGAGGTAA